The Camelina sativa cultivar DH55 chromosome 16, Cs, whole genome shotgun sequence sequence ttttgtttttgttaataaaagaaGAACTCAATGTGTGCAAGTGGAACTGCTGGTGCTACCTCTGTTAATTTTTATAGAGAGTCTTGTCTTGTCCCCTAATGCAAGTGGAGGGTTTCAAACTCGTTATAATCAATCTTCATATTATTAACAAGCGGTGATTGATAAATACAACGCCAATGCCATATTCTTCTAAATACTATACTTGAGGTTAATTTATAACATTGTATAAATAAAGTAAACTAATTATGTTgcttcaaaatatatatatttagaatttagtttgTTCTAAGTTCTAGGTAAACATTAAAATGCCAAGTATATTATATAGCTCGTCctagtaatatatattgtttcataCTAAGGTTGAAATAAACATTGTTACGTAATAATGATTACTGTTATAGATAACTTATTAAGGTCATGCATGACTCATGACATGACCTTAAAAAAAGACAATGACATAAGATTTGAATATATGcgttgttttttttgcttatcaacaaagaacaaacaaattaaatacagAAGAAAAGACTACTCAACAGGGAATCTAACTGTCGCAACTTCcacttttgtttttaggatttgtcTGAGTATAAACACAGTTAACGTCTCTAACTAAGGTTCTTTTTAGCTTGTAACTCTCGTAGAAATTGCCTCGAATTTGTTTTTCCTTCCCATGACCACTTTCACATGATCTTTCTTCTCAAGACTTCAACTATCGAGTCAAGATTTCAGTCATGTTGTACTAATATTCATCATGGTAGCAGTAACTATTGTCTATTGACGGAAGGTTGCATAGCTATGAGCCTATGATTATGTCTTGGATTCAGCAAACTTGAAATTTTAATTGAGAAAAGTTGATTGTTAATAATGTTCAAGTCTGCTTTCTCCATACAAATCATATACTATAAAGACGGGAAagtgataacaaaaaaatgcaaatgatTAATCTTGGTAGTTGAAAGAAACATGCCTTGTGATTTCCGTACGGTTTTTATATTAAGCAGGGCAAGTTGGTACGTGATTTGATTTGCTCTGTTTGCCACTAAAGGAGTGAATAGTACTAGTAATTAGTAAAAACGTTTGTAGGAATAATCATTAATTTGGTCCTACCACTTATTTGACTTGTTTCATTCTACGTAGACTATACGTATAATCAATTGATTTCTAATGTGTTCGTTAACGTATATgacatttaatttttgttttgtattaactGAAAAAAAACGATTACGCAGCAAACATTaatctttagatttttttcgttgtaagaactaaaaaaaaaaaaagcatatctCTACcttattttcttcatattttacTAGGGTTCTCAATTTCTAACCTTATATAGCACATCaattcggaaaaaaaaatattatccaaGAAGATAGATAAATGTGTATCAAGAAATTTATATCCAAATCAAACAAGGATTTTGTTTTTCCCGTTTggataagaaaataaatctataactatatataaaaaaaaattaaaataagatgGGAGAAATAACAGGAAAAATCTCATTGACATTATctggaaaaataaattataagatttGCGAAATTCTGCAACAAGAAGTAACAGTCGTGGTCCGATTTTGTTCCAACTAATTCATCCAACGGTTAAGATAGATGAGCGTATATTAAGTTAAGATGCACGTTGTTCCAGCGAATTAGAGCACTTTGTTAAGTTTCATGTGTTTACCTTTTACGGCGAATCTACGTGTGCGCGAAAGCTGAAATCTTCACAAGAAATCTAGAGACGACGAGGAGGAGAGAAAAGGATGACACTTTCTTCTTCAGATCCATCTTCCAACACGAACCCACTTTTCGTTGTGTGATTTCAATACCTGAAGAAGCCCTTTctttcattgaaaaaaaaaacaaaaaagattagatttttttaggtttaggcgaatagaagaagaacaatggaATCAGAGCTCAAAGATATGAATTCGAATCCACCTTCGAGCAAAGAGGAACGGCCCTTGCTGAAATCAGAATCCGATTTGGCTGCTGCCATTGAAGAGCTAGACAAAAAGTTCGCACCTTACGCGAGGACGGATTTGTATGGGACGATGGGTTTGGGTCCTTTTCCCATGACTGAGAAGATTAAGTTGGCTGTCGCAATGGTGACGCTTGTTCCGCTgcggtttcttctctctatgAGCCTCTTGCTTCTCTATTACTTGATTTGTAGGCTTTTTACGCTCTTTTCTGCTCCTTATCGTGgggcagaggaagaggaagaagaaggtggtgtCGTTGTTCAGGAAGATTATGCTCACATGAGAGGATGGAAACGTACTGTTATTGTCAGCTGTGGGAGGTTTCTCTCTAGGGTTTTGCTTTTCGTTTTTGGGTTTTACTGGATTCATGAGACCCGTTTGGATCGTGACTCACTCATGGATCCCAATCCTAAAACTACTTCTGTAGAGGTATAAACTTAGCTACGTCTGCAAGATTTTATGCTATGattagtttttgtgtttgtatagCGTGGTAGGAACTTCTAGTACTGGATAGTTAGTTATTAGGAACCTTAAGTGTTGTCAGACTTTGCTGTAAGGAGATATAATAGTTTAGAGGCAATTTATTGGTAGGATTCTAGCTTGGTACGACAATGTTGGCTCAAAGGAGAAGTTAGGTTGCTGTACCATTTATTAAGATGGTCCTTGCTTGGGACCTCTTTTTTTCCTGAAATTGATTCAATTATTAGTTCCCACTGATGGCTTGACGTTTGCCTTTTATCTTaatttgttctctcttttggCTGCAGATTAGCCAGAAAGGGGATGCCGCCACGGAGGAACCTGAAAGACCTGGAGCCATTGTGTCCAATCACGTTTCGTACTTGGACATTTTGTATCATATGTCTGCTTCTTTTCCAAGTTTTGTCGCCAAGGTTAGTTGATAGATATATACTCTTTGGTAGCTCTGCAAAACTGGGTGTCGTTTTGGCAGTGGCATTAacat is a genomic window containing:
- the LOC104752416 gene encoding lysophospholipid acyltransferase LPEAT1 isoform X2, whose amino-acid sequence is MESELKDMNSNPPSSKEERPLLKSESDLAAAIEELDKKFAPYARTDLYGTMGLGPFPMTEKIKLAVAMVTLVPLRFLLSMSLLLLYYLICRLFTLFSAPYRGAEEEEEEGGVVVQEDYAHMRGWKRTVIVSCGRFLSRVLLFVFGFYWIHETRLDRDSLMDPNPKTTSVEISQKGDAATEEPERPGAIVSNHVSYLDILYHMSASFPSFVAKRSVGKLPLVGLISKCLGCVYVQREAKSPDFKGVSGTVNERVREAHRNISAPTIMLFPEGTTTNGDYLLTFKTGAFLAGTPVLPVILKYPYERFSVAWDTISGARHILFLLCQFVNHLEVIRLPVYYPSQEEKDDPKLYASNVRRLMATEGNLILSDLGLGDKRIYHATLNGLFCKS
- the LOC104752416 gene encoding lysophospholipid acyltransferase LPEAT1 isoform X1 produces the protein MESELKDMNSNPPSSKEERPLLKSESDLAAAIEELDKKFAPYARTDLYGTMGLGPFPMTEKIKLAVAMVTLVPLRFLLSMSLLLLYYLICRLFTLFSAPYRGAEEEEEEGGVVVQEDYAHMRGWKRTVIVSCGRFLSRVLLFVFGFYWIHETRLDRDSLMDPNPKTTSVEISQKGDAATEEPERPGAIVSNHVSYLDILYHMSASFPSFVAKRSVGKLPLVGLISKCLGCVYVQREAKSPDFKGVSGTVNERVREAHRNISAPTIMLFPEGTTTNGDYLLTFKTGAFLAGTPVLPVILKYPYERFSVAWDTISGARHILFLLCQFVNHLEVIRLPVYYPSQEEKDDPKLYASNVRRLMATEGNLILSDLGLGDKRIYHATLNGNLSQTRDFHQKEE